A window from Streptomyces sp. SAI-127 encodes these proteins:
- a CDS encoding Asp23/Gls24 family envelope stress response protein produces MTGEVDRRPGIPRGERGATTVADRVVAKIASQVARDALSRFTESAGHVPPGRRTPRVTTAVRRAPERNAAGRDGESAVKRQAVLGEVRMRITVELGYPSDIGAQCAAVRQEVADRIRTWAGMDVPDLAVSVERLHSAHSRRTDQERVR; encoded by the coding sequence GTGACCGGTGAAGTTGATCGGCGCCCAGGCATCCCCCGCGGGGAGCGCGGTGCGACCACTGTCGCCGACCGGGTCGTTGCGAAGATCGCCTCCCAGGTGGCGCGCGATGCGCTGAGCCGGTTCACCGAGTCTGCCGGCCACGTACCACCGGGCCGCCGGACACCACGCGTGACCACAGCCGTGCGGCGGGCACCGGAGCGGAATGCCGCAGGACGGGACGGCGAGTCTGCCGTCAAACGGCAGGCGGTGCTCGGCGAGGTGCGGATGCGTATCACCGTGGAGCTCGGCTATCCGTCCGACATCGGGGCACAGTGCGCCGCAGTGCGCCAGGAGGTCGCCGACCGGATCAGGACGTGGGCCGGCATGGACGTCCCCGACCTCGCGGTCTCGGTCGAGAGGCTGCACTCGGCGCACTCGCGGCGCACGGACCAGGAGAGGGTGAGATGA
- a CDS encoding Asp23/Gls24 family envelope stress response protein: MTENVDVKLGVVPGSRGRTSIADVVVEKIAGMAARDVLGVHALGSRTARSMGSMRERMPGADSGKSVTRGVSVEVGERQAAIDLEIVVDYGVSITDVAGAVRENVISAVERMAGREVVEVNIAVSDVKLPDEEDEGEERQRIQ; the protein is encoded by the coding sequence GTGACTGAGAATGTCGACGTAAAGCTTGGCGTTGTGCCCGGTTCTCGCGGCCGGACGAGCATCGCCGATGTGGTGGTGGAGAAGATCGCCGGAATGGCGGCACGGGACGTGCTCGGCGTCCACGCTCTGGGCAGCAGAACCGCGCGCTCGATGGGATCCATGCGGGAGCGGATGCCGGGTGCTGATAGTGGCAAGTCCGTCACGCGCGGCGTCAGTGTCGAGGTCGGCGAGCGGCAGGCGGCCATCGATCTGGAGATCGTCGTCGACTACGGCGTGTCGATCACGGATGTCGCCGGGGCAGTTCGGGAGAACGTGATCTCCGCTGTGGAGCGGATGGCGGGCCGCGAAGTCGTGGAAGTCAACATCGCAGTCAGCGACGTGAAGTTGCCCGACGAGGAGGACGAAGGCGAGGAGCGGCAGCGGATCCAGTAA
- a CDS encoding S1 family peptidase gives MLTTTTAAQAAPPPLTDPVKATVIADELGDKRAAGVYYRNGRVVVAVTDQAAAETVRSAGAIAEVVPYSTAELDTAKAKLDQLVGIPNTAWSVDQSGNRVEVQIYDGVSAADRSRIEDAASGFGGAVDITERSGKIESTAYAMRGGLGIASNYTSGGTTWSRTCSAAFNVQDDNGKKYMITAGHCMEDGAVAWRRRSGDIPLGRATDWAYGNDSNQSDYGVVAYSNPDVTPYGTIQYKDGSEGQISRSASAFEDEEVKRVGTMSQDLVGKVLSTNATVTYTDGTTLKHMIRASNCNVGGDSGGALFSGETALGITSGGNHLDKPCGDSDAQADRESWYEPLYLVLSWEDLKVY, from the coding sequence ATGCTGACCACCACGACAGCCGCCCAAGCGGCGCCACCGCCGCTCACAGATCCGGTCAAAGCGACCGTAATTGCCGATGAGTTGGGCGACAAGCGTGCGGCTGGCGTCTACTACCGAAACGGACGAGTCGTCGTGGCGGTCACGGATCAGGCCGCAGCGGAAACCGTACGAAGCGCCGGCGCGATAGCGGAGGTCGTCCCCTACAGCACGGCCGAGCTCGACACCGCCAAAGCAAAGCTGGATCAGCTGGTTGGGATTCCGAACACCGCCTGGAGCGTCGACCAGAGTGGCAACCGGGTCGAGGTTCAGATCTACGACGGGGTTTCCGCCGCCGACAGGTCCCGAATTGAAGACGCCGCCTCTGGCTTCGGGGGCGCGGTCGACATCACGGAACGCTCCGGCAAGATCGAATCGACCGCCTACGCCATGCGCGGTGGTCTGGGCATAGCGTCTAACTACACCTCCGGCGGGACCACCTGGAGCCGAACCTGCAGCGCCGCGTTCAACGTGCAGGACGACAACGGTAAGAAGTACATGATCACCGCCGGGCATTGCATGGAGGATGGCGCTGTCGCCTGGCGCCGGAGAAGTGGGGACATTCCCCTCGGCAGGGCGACTGACTGGGCCTACGGTAACGACTCGAACCAGTCTGACTACGGCGTGGTGGCGTACTCCAACCCCGACGTCACTCCGTACGGCACCATCCAGTACAAGGACGGCTCCGAAGGGCAGATTTCCCGTTCCGCCTCCGCTTTCGAGGATGAGGAGGTGAAGCGCGTGGGGACCATGAGTCAGGACCTGGTGGGCAAGGTCCTCTCAACGAACGCGACGGTCACCTACACCGACGGCACAACCCTCAAGCACATGATCCGAGCGAGCAACTGCAATGTGGGGGGTGACAGCGGGGGAGCTCTCTTCAGCGGTGAAACGGCTCTCGGTATCACGTCAGGTGGCAACCACCTTGACAAGCCCTGTGGAGATTCAGACGCCCAGGCGGACCGCGAAAGTTGGTATGAGCCGCTGTACCTCGTCCTCTCCTGGGAAGACCTGAAGGTCTATTAG
- a CDS encoding transposase yields MTVQQHPEAAMPRSCPPEFRRKVLDLVESGRMVAEVAQLLGISEQTIYVWRRQRLIDSGQLPGTTTAENAELAMARRRIAELEAEVKIHRRAAELLGETTSPKGGSKPST; encoded by the coding sequence TTGACCGTCCAGCAGCACCCGGAGGCTGCCATGCCGCGTAGTTGTCCTCCGGAGTTCCGCCGCAAGGTCCTGGACCTGGTCGAGTCCGGCCGCATGGTCGCTGAAGTCGCCCAGCTCCTGGGAATCAGCGAGCAGACAATCTACGTGTGGCGCCGTCAGCGGTTGATCGATAGTGGTCAACTGCCCGGGACCACTACCGCGGAGAATGCCGAACTGGCCATGGCACGACGGCGGATCGCCGAGCTGGAAGCGGAGGTGAAGATCCACCGGAGAGCTGCTGAGCTCCTCGGCGAAACAACCTCCCCAAAAGGCGGTTCGAAGCCATCGACGTGA
- a CDS encoding DUF6286 domain-containing protein, which produces MSANTWRQPGDSDLPDPTPDHGQAAPSTDGPPGSGATAAVDASGRSARRFWSARRIPAAIVALLSAVAVGFLLYDVVSVRAGQSAMRWRRRLAEELATRPLDDIWMIIGAAVAMALGLWLFLLAVTPGLRRLLSMQRPTGISGSEDVRAGLDRRAAALVLRDRAVQVPGVQSAQVGVGRRKVKAHARAHFRDLEEVRADLDAELGEAVTSLGLARQPTLAVRVRRPKKG; this is translated from the coding sequence ATGAGCGCGAACACCTGGCGGCAGCCCGGCGACAGCGACCTCCCCGACCCCACTCCCGATCACGGACAAGCAGCTCCGTCCACCGATGGCCCACCGGGCTCGGGCGCAACGGCAGCGGTCGATGCATCGGGACGGTCGGCACGTCGTTTCTGGTCCGCGCGGCGGATCCCTGCCGCCATTGTGGCCCTGCTGTCCGCCGTGGCGGTCGGATTTCTCCTGTACGACGTGGTCTCGGTGCGGGCAGGCCAGTCCGCGATGCGCTGGCGACGGCGGCTCGCTGAGGAACTGGCCACACGGCCCCTGGACGACATCTGGATGATCATCGGGGCCGCAGTGGCGATGGCCCTCGGCCTATGGCTATTCCTGCTGGCGGTGACGCCGGGACTGCGCCGGCTGCTGTCCATGCAGCGGCCCACCGGTATCTCTGGGTCAGAGGACGTCCGAGCCGGGCTCGACCGCCGCGCGGCCGCCCTGGTTCTGCGCGACCGCGCCGTGCAGGTGCCCGGCGTCCAGTCGGCACAGGTGGGCGTCGGCCGCCGGAAGGTCAAAGCCCACGCACGGGCCCATTTCCGCGATCTTGAGGAGGTCCGCGCGGACCTGGACGCCGAGCTGGGCGAAGCCGTGACGTCCTTGGGCCTGGCCCGGCAACCCACACTGGCCGTGCGCGTCCGGCGCCCCAAGAAGGGCTGA
- a CDS encoding hydrophobic protein, with translation MIWILLLLLILVVFGFGFTMQILWWVAAVLLVVWIAGFAMRGRGRGRRR, from the coding sequence ATGATCTGGATTCTTCTCCTTCTGCTGATCCTGGTGGTCTTCGGGTTCGGCTTCACGATGCAGATCCTGTGGTGGGTCGCCGCTGTTCTCCTGGTCGTCTGGATCGCCGGCTTCGCGATGCGCGGGCGCGGCCGTGGCCGCCGCCGGTAG
- the amaP gene encoding alkaline shock response membrane anchor protein AmaP, whose protein sequence is MLKTVNRVLLGLLGLGLFALGGGVLLGALDLQRHWDFDVPGWWPFRGPDDVVLGAWGRTRWRDESWWWPTVIAALAVLLALLLWWLLAQRRHRLDRVLVDSEDGAAARLDGRTLENVIEEEAQALDGVSRAHVRLTGRRTAPTVRVRLLLEPHADPVRTLGELSRETLARARDSAGLDRLPSKVRLQEVRHSARRTA, encoded by the coding sequence ATGCTCAAGACGGTGAACCGGGTGCTGCTCGGGCTTCTCGGTCTCGGGCTGTTCGCCCTCGGCGGCGGCGTGCTGCTGGGCGCACTGGACCTGCAGCGCCACTGGGACTTCGACGTGCCGGGCTGGTGGCCCTTTCGTGGGCCGGACGATGTGGTGCTGGGCGCCTGGGGACGCACCCGGTGGCGGGACGAGAGTTGGTGGTGGCCGACCGTGATCGCGGCGCTCGCCGTGCTGCTGGCCTTGCTGCTGTGGTGGCTCCTCGCGCAACGCAGACACCGCCTGGACCGTGTCCTCGTCGACAGTGAAGACGGCGCGGCGGCCCGGCTCGATGGCCGCACATTGGAGAACGTCATCGAGGAAGAGGCGCAAGCCCTGGACGGGGTCTCGCGGGCTCATGTCCGGCTGACGGGCCGACGTACCGCTCCGACCGTACGTGTGCGGCTGCTGTTGGAGCCTCACGCCGATCCGGTGCGGACTCTGGGAGAACTGAGCCGCGAAACGCTCGCACGCGCACGAGACTCGGCCGGCCTGGACCGCCTCCCCTCGAAGGTCCGACTCCAGGAAGTCCGACACAGCGCCCGACGCACCGCCTGA
- a CDS encoding CsbD family protein: MSVGQTIRHKTQAFKGRVTERIGRTTGNRRLRREGKTDRVSGNLKQSGDKAKDAFKT; the protein is encoded by the coding sequence ATGAGTGTCGGACAGACCATCAGGCACAAGACGCAGGCGTTCAAGGGCAGGGTCACCGAACGCATCGGCCGGACCACCGGCAATAGGCGACTGCGGCGCGAAGGCAAGACCGACCGGGTCTCGGGAAACCTGAAGCAGTCCGGCGACAAGGCCAAGGACGCCTTCAAGACCTGA